The genomic stretch AGAATATGaggttttattcaagaatggtaaAAGTGTATTGAAATGGCAATGCATATTTTGGCCTCTTCTCCGATTCTTCTTTCATGAGTTTGTGTTATCAAACTAGcgtataattttttttattatggaTGATTTTATATGGTTGAGATATGTAAATGATTTTTGTAAAATACAAAAACTTGATAGGCTAAAGATGTGCCTAAAGGCTTGAAAGAAATGGAGTTTGCGAAAGCAATGAAGACGTTTACGTTGTGTCATATGAATAGTCTTTAGTATCATTTTAcatatttttatttgaaaataatagTTATGAACATATAGTATTTGGTTTTTCCTTTCAAACATTAAATTTGTGTACATTAAAATCTTTCTAATAGGGTTGATTCCTTATGTAACAGGTTTTTGTGTTCATGCCTTACATAGATAAAAGTTTTTGTTTGAAGGGGTAAAAAGTAACTTTTCAGAAGTcacactacaacaaacaagaccttagacaacgctttttttagccttagacagcgctttaaagcgctttctaaacctccgctgctaaaggtttagacagcgcttttttaaatcttaaaagcgctgtctaagccccccccttagacagcgctttggccaaaagcgctttataagaccctcttattttaaattttttaggtataccttagacagcgcttttgaaaagcgctgtctaagccccacccccttagacagcgctttggccaaaagcgctttctaagaccctcctattttaatttttttaggtataccttagacagcgcttttcaaaaagcgctgtctaagcccccccccttagacagcgcttttgcctaaagcgctttctaatcccccccttagacagcgctttttacaaaagcgctgtctaaggtatacgaaatATATATACCAATTTTTGACAACTGCTATCAGCATTTCTGATATAATAAAAGCTAACATAGGCATGCTTCCATGAACTCCTAAGTCTTCAGAAACATATTAATTTACAACACAAGAAGCAGACTTTTATATACATACAAGACTCTTATTTCTTATTGTCTGCTATCAAACTTTGATAAAAACATAAAGCAGCCATGCCCCAGCAGGACAGGTTAATTTGCATCATCCTTTGCTATTGGAACAGAATTTGCCTGGAAAAAAAAGTTGAAAACCACAAATTTGAGATCAATGCTAGTACAACTATCATTTGTTTCTACTACACTTGATAATCTGAAATATCGGTACTGCATATAGATATGATAAAATTTAGCATCCCAACAGGGGAGTAGATGTAAATTGTAATATCACTTACCAAATCACGGAACTTAAGAATGTAGAACATCTCAAGATATCGCCGAGTTTCGCGTCTCTCTAGTTTGGAAACATATTTCCAGAAACTATAAACTCCAGCCAAGGTCATAAGCCTTTCAGAATAAATCTTCCATGTGTACCTGATTATTATTTTCTTAGCATTTTAGTATCAATatcaaaagcaatcaacttttATAAAAAAGTAACTGACCTTTCGTATATTCTTTGAAGGCCACCATCGGATACTTTATTCCAGTGATTTGGGTCCTCCTTACATCGTTGGAAAAAATCAACCAATAGCTCTGATGCTTGGTCGGGATGATAAGGATCAATATGGAATCCCGATACACCATGCTCGATGATCTCAGCAGGACCACCATGGTTAGTAGCAAACGTAGGGAGTCCACAAGTCATGGCCTCCACAACTGTAAGTCCAAAAGCTTCATAGAAAGCAGGCTGCAGCAAGAGATGAGAGTTACAAATGATGCTTGAATGATGGATCAAACAGTAATCGTTCGCATAATACCTGAACGAAAGCGCCTTTTGTATCTGCTATGTAGCGATACAGCTCCCCGTTACGTGCTCTATTTGTTTGGGCAGTAATCCATCGAAACTCGCCATTCAAATTGTATTGCTTCATGAGATCATGCATCTTCTCAATCCTTTCAATTTCTTCTCTGTCACTGGACTTTTTGACATCAATATAACCAGCTACTACCACAAGGTTGACAAGTTCCCTCAATTTGCTGTTCTTAGCATAGCTTTCTACCAAACCAGTTATGTTTTTAACTCTGTCTAGCCTTGCCATGGAGAAAATTATAGGCTTTGACCGGTCTGTCAGTGAACCGCTGCCACATAGAGACAAAGATAAACTCATTAACTGTTATAATCACATTTTGCGTAGTTAGCCATTTTAGTCCTTAATGTGTCAGACATTGTCACTATAGTCTCTTAATGTATCAAAATTACAAAACATTTCCAAGTGTCTTTTGTTAGTAATATTATGGATCAAATTGACTATCACAAGATGCATTGGATGACCAAACTATCAAACAAAAGACACATAGGAGGACCATATTGACTAACGAAAGATGCATTTGGGTATGTTTTTGCAATTTTGATACATTACAGGACTACAGTGACAACGCCGCACATATTTAAGAACCAAAATGATTGCTTACTGTCACAATGATATCTGAAAAATGTGGCATGCTTCTCAACAGTTCTTACCAACAACTTTAGATATTATATCCCTTGTGATAAATAAACACGTGAAGATCATGGTGTAATTTTAAACATGGCATTGGTACTGAATAATGAGCAAGGACTGTAAAGTGGAAGCTAATAGACCATACATTTTTAGCATGATGCATAACAGATAACATAATGGATTGTTATAGGCATAAATAACCTAAATTAAATATTTCTGCAACTGCAATTGACTCACATGTACTCATCGGTCTGCTCGGTACCGTATAATAGCTTTTCAATTGAATTGTGTAGGGCCGTGAGTCTTTTCTCCTTATCAGAGTATGGAAAATATATTGTCATATCTGCTCCAGGAGAGACAATGTTGAACTTGGGATCAAAAACATCAATGCCGTGGACAACTCTATACAGTCCCGGAAGAGTAAAAGCAGTGTGACTCTCATACTGGCCAATAGTATTCTTCCTGGAACACAACATACGTTAAGAAAATGAAATGAGAAACATTATTCTAATAGAAAGCGAAAAAACATATATGAAGACTTGTAGAACTagaaaaaaaaaacttaaatgTTAATTAGCATAAGGGATAAGAAATCTATAGACAGATTAGAAGCAAAATGGATAGGCGTCTTTAGTGTCATAACTTGGTGGACTTTAATTATGTCATTACTACCCAACAAATTGTGCTACCCCAACAAAGAAGGCCAAGTTTCTCAGCAGAATCACCAGATGTCTACACACACAATGCCAAATGGGATGCAAGGTTCCATAAAAACAAGCAAATCATATTTGAAATACAACATGGAATCTTCTATTTAGGAGCATATAGTTGCAAAACAACATGCAATCATTTGTATTGCAGCTTTATCTCCAAAGTATAAATAGCTCACGAGCTTATAAAAGAGATGGAAAAAATATTGCATAATAGATTATATTAACAAGCCGAACAATTTATAAAAGGGAGAGCAGTATAAAACAGACTAACAAGAAGTGATTTATCAAATGCAATGGCCGGAAGGAGTAGGGTTTTTGGAAGGCATACCTTGGTGTAATATCTGCAGCCTTCTGAACCTTCAGTAACAAGCAGTAGCTTGAGGTTTGGATGGA from Lathyrus oleraceus cultivar Zhongwan6 chromosome 7, CAAS_Psat_ZW6_1.0, whole genome shotgun sequence encodes the following:
- the LOC127101581 gene encoding sucrose synthase 2-like, whose protein sequence is MLCSRKNTIGQYESHTAFTLPGLYRVVHGIDVFDPKFNIVSPGADMTIYFPYSDKEKRLTALHNSIEKLLYGTEQTDEYIGSLTDRSKPIIFSMARLDRVKNITGLVESYAKNSKLRELVNLVVVAGYIDVKKSSDREEIERIEKMHDLMKQYNLNGEFRWITAQTNRARNGELYRYIADTKGAFVQPAFYEAFGLTVVEAMTCGLPTFATNHGGPAEIIEHGVSGFHIDPYHPDQASELLVDFFQRCKEDPNHWNKVSDGGLQRIYERYTWKIYSERLMTLAGVYSFWKYVSKLERRETRRYLEMFYILKFRDLANSVPIAKDDAN